CAACCGACCGGCCGTCGTGCTGTACGAGCGCGCCGCGGATGCGCTCGCGAGCCGCCCGAGCTTTCATCGGGCCCTGGCTGACCCGACGCTGACCCCGGCCATCGTTCGAGCGGCCCAGCGGTTCAACTACGTCGTGACCTGAGCCCGTCGCCTCACATCGGCGGGCGCCATCCCCTGGGCTGGCTCTTCCCTGACGGGAGAGGGGATCGCCCGGTTCACAGCTTCATGTGGGGGTCGAGCCAGTCGCGCAGCGCGTTGCCCATGAGGTTGATGGCCAGCGTCGTGACGAAGATGGCCAGGCCGGGGAAGGCCGCGATCCACCACGAGTTCAGCATGTAGATCCGCCCCTCGCCTAGCATGTTGCCCCAGGCCGGGGTGGGCGGCTGGACGCCCAGGCCGAGGAACGACAGGAACGACTCCAGGATGATCACGCGCGCCACCTGGAGCGTGGCGATGACGACGATCACCGACACCAGGTTGGGAAAAATCTGGCGGAAGATGATCCGCAGGTGGCTCATCCCGAGCGCCCGCCCCGCCATGACGAAGTCGCGCTCCCGGATGGACAGCGTCTCCGCACGAATGACGCGCACGTACAGAGGCCAGTCCGCGATGCCCAGCACGATGATCATGTTGACGAGGCTCGGGCCGAGCACGGCGATCACCGCCAGGGCCAGCAGGACGAACGGGAAGCTCAGCATGACGTTGACCAGCGCCATGACGAGCCAGTCCACGCGGGGACCGAAGTAGCCGGCGGCCAGGCCCGTGAGCACGCCGATGGTCGCCGAGATCAGCACGGCCACCACGCCCACGATGAGCGAGACGCGCCCGCCGTAGATCATCCGCGAGAGGAGATCGCGCCCCACCTGGTCCGTTCCCAACAGGTGCGTGGGCGCGCCGCCCTCCATCCAGGCCGGGGGTCTCAGCCGGTGCTGGATGTCCACCGCGAGCGGGTTACGGGGTGCCAGCCACGGCGCCAGCGCGGCGCTCGCGACGATCAGCAGCATCACGGCGGCGGCCGCCAGCCCCCACTTGAGGCGCCACAGCCGGCTCAGCGAGGCGCGGCGGGCGGCGAGCCTCCGCGCGCCGTCCTGGGTGTCCATACCCTCGAGCGCCACCTCCCCGCCCGCCGTGACGGTCTTCACGCGCCCACCCGGATGCGGGGGTCGATCAGGCCCACGATCATGTCCACGATGAAGTTGACGGACACGATGATCAGGGCCAGCAGGACCACGGCGCACTGGACCACCGGGAAGTCCTGGTTGCGGATGGACTCCACGGTGAGCGTGGCCACTCCCGGCCATGCGAAAACGGTTTCGGTGATGATCGCTCCCCCCAGGAGCTGGCCGAACTGCAGCCCGAGCACCGTGATCACCGGAAGGCAGGCGTTTCGAAAGGCGTGCTTGACGACCACCATCCCCTCCCCGAGGCCTTTGGCCCGGGCGGTCTTGATGTACTCCATGTCCATGATCTCGATGACCCCCGAGCGCACCAGCCGCATC
This genomic window from Candidatus Methylomirabilota bacterium contains:
- a CDS encoding ABC transporter permease — translated: MKTVTAGGEVALEGMDTQDGARRLAARRASLSRLWRLKWGLAAAAVMLLIVASAALAPWLAPRNPLAVDIQHRLRPPAWMEGGAPTHLLGTDQVGRDLLSRMIYGGRVSLIVGVVAVLISATIGVLTGLAAGYFGPRVDWLVMALVNVMLSFPFVLLALAVIAVLGPSLVNMIIVLGIADWPLYVRVIRAETLSIRERDFVMAGRALGMSHLRIIFRQIFPNLVSVIVVIATLQVARVIILESFLSFLGLGVQPPTPAWGNMLGEGRIYMLNSWWIAAFPGLAIFVTTLAINLMGNALRDWLDPHMKL